In one Pseudomonadota bacterium genomic region, the following are encoded:
- the rseP gene encoding RIP metalloprotease RseP produces the protein MDLTSLIATFGGLTWVIVTFIVALSVIVAVHEYGHYIVGRWCGIKADVFSVGFGKPLVQRTDRHGTVWQLALLPFGGYVKFRGDANAASAGADGETMSALSPEERRATMHGAPVWARSLTVAAGPVFNFILSALIFAAFFMFNGEAREPLTVDTSLPMPVVNELEQGDVIRSIGGVALSSVEELATIRDEVPGTATLTYIIERDGQEMAVEAPHISPPLVRAVTLESAAEDAGIEAGDVVLSIDGTDIAIFDDMIEIVTATAGKPLALEVWRDGEVLDFILEPRATDERLEGGGFETNYRIGLRGGTFFDPVTETVGPLTAIPAAISQVGFIIVASLDGLWNIITGAIGTCNLSGPVGIATTAGTMASLGIDDFIQFIAFISTAVGLVNLFPIPILDGGHLVLHAYEAAARRPPSERVMNGLMVFGLSVVVFVMVFGLANDIVCRVL, from the coding sequence ATGGACCTCACCAGCTTGATCGCGACTTTCGGTGGCCTCACCTGGGTGATCGTCACCTTCATCGTCGCGCTCAGCGTGATCGTGGCGGTCCATGAATACGGTCACTACATCGTGGGCCGCTGGTGCGGGATCAAGGCGGATGTCTTTTCGGTGGGCTTCGGAAAGCCCCTCGTGCAGCGCACCGACCGGCACGGGACGGTCTGGCAGCTCGCGCTCTTGCCCTTCGGCGGCTACGTGAAATTCCGCGGCGATGCCAATGCGGCCTCGGCAGGGGCCGACGGCGAGACCATGAGCGCGCTGAGCCCCGAGGAGCGACGCGCCACGATGCACGGCGCACCGGTCTGGGCACGGTCGCTCACGGTGGCGGCGGGCCCGGTGTTCAATTTCATCCTGTCGGCGCTGATCTTCGCGGCGTTCTTCATGTTCAACGGCGAGGCCCGCGAGCCGCTGACGGTGGATACGAGCCTGCCGATGCCGGTCGTCAACGAGCTCGAGCAGGGGGACGTGATCCGCTCCATCGGCGGCGTCGCGCTCAGCTCCGTCGAGGAGCTCGCCACGATCCGCGACGAGGTCCCCGGGACGGCCACGCTGACCTATATCATCGAGCGGGACGGGCAGGAGATGGCGGTGGAAGCGCCCCATATCTCGCCGCCGCTCGTGCGGGCCGTGACGCTCGAAAGCGCCGCGGAGGATGCCGGGATCGAGGCCGGGGACGTCGTGCTCAGCATCGATGGCACCGACATTGCCATCTTCGACGACATGATCGAGATCGTCACCGCCACGGCTGGCAAGCCCCTGGCGCTCGAGGTCTGGCGGGACGGCGAGGTGCTCGATTTCATCCTCGAGCCCCGCGCGACGGACGAGCGGCTCGAGGGCGGCGGGTTCGAGACCAATTATCGGATCGGCCTCCGCGGCGGCACCTTCTTTGACCCCGTGACCGAGACGGTGGGGCCGCTCACCGCGATCCCCGCGGCGATCAGCCAGGTGGGCTTCATCATCGTGGCCTCGCTCGACGGGCTCTGGAACATCATCACCGGCGCCATCGGGACATGCAATCTCTCCGGCCCGGTGGGCATCGCCACGACCGCGGGCACCATGGCCAGCCTCGGGATCGACGACTTCATCCAGTTCATCGCCTTCATTTCCACGGCCGTGGGGCTCGTGAACCTCTTCCCGATCCCGATCCTCGATGGCGGGCACCTCGTGCTCCATGCCTACGAGGCCGCCGCCCGCCGCCCGCCGTCGGAGCGGGTGATGAACGGGCTCATGGTCTTCGGCCTCTCGGTGGTGGTCTTCGTCATGGTCTTCGGGCTCGCCAACGACATCGTCTGCCGCGTCCTGTGA
- the lpxA gene encoding acyl-ACP--UDP-N-acetylglucosamine O-acyltransferase: MTQNDHIHPTAIVEAGAKVDPSAKVGPFCIVGAEAVLGPRVELKSHVIVTGKTRIGEGTVVFPFSVLGEIPQDLKFKGEASELVIGARNRIREHVTMNTGTEGGGGVTRVGDDGLFMAGCHIAHDARIGDRVIVVNSAAIAGHCVLEDEVIVGGLCGIHQWVRIGRGAIIGALSMVTADVMPHGLVQGARGELDGLNLVGLKRRGVARADITALRAAFQMLAQGDGAFLDRARRLKDESESAYVQDMVRFITGGESDRGFLTPK, encoded by the coding sequence GTGACCCAGAACGACCATATCCACCCCACTGCCATCGTCGAGGCGGGCGCCAAGGTGGACCCGTCCGCGAAGGTGGGGCCGTTTTGCATCGTCGGCGCAGAGGCGGTGCTTGGCCCGCGCGTGGAGCTCAAGAGCCACGTGATCGTCACCGGCAAGACGCGCATCGGGGAGGGGACGGTCGTCTTCCCCTTCAGCGTGCTGGGCGAGATCCCGCAGGATCTGAAGTTCAAGGGCGAGGCCTCCGAGCTCGTCATCGGCGCACGAAACCGAATCCGAGAGCACGTGACCATGAATACCGGCACCGAGGGCGGTGGCGGGGTCACGCGCGTGGGCGATGACGGGCTCTTTATGGCCGGCTGTCACATCGCCCATGACGCCCGGATCGGGGATCGCGTCATTGTCGTGAATTCTGCCGCCATTGCGGGGCACTGCGTCCTAGAGGACGAGGTCATCGTCGGCGGGCTCTGCGGGATCCACCAATGGGTCCGCATCGGGCGCGGCGCGATCATCGGCGCGCTTTCCATGGTCACCGCCGACGTCATGCCCCATGGCCTCGTTCAGGGCGCGCGGGGCGAGCTCGACGGGCTCAATCTCGTGGGACTGAAGCGCCGCGGCGTGGCGCGCGCGGATATCACCGCGCTTCGCGCCGCCTTCCAGATGCTCGCCCAGGGCGACGGCGCCTTTCTCGACCGCGCGCGCCGCCTCAAGGACGAAAGCGAGAGCGCCTATGTGCAGGACATGGTGCGCTTCATCACCGGCGGGGAAAGCGACCGCGGCTTCCTGACCCCGAAATGA
- a CDS encoding phosphatidate cytidylyltransferase encodes MTSPKWDDLQARLVSGALMALLGIAAVALGGVWFQMLTVFVTAIMVWELWTMIAPEAPVPGMLLAAGTASVLSGLFADPLILAFALAPPILGALALSRERLTFAAFALAIIIAGWGLVTFREEHGMVWIIWLILVVVITDVAGYFAGRVFGGPKFWPAISPKKTWSGTVAGWVGAALVGAAFLTFTKAGADLIWISAVVSFASQMGDIAESALKRRMNVKDSSTLIPGHGGLFDRFDGLLGASLVMLGAALIVNVPDVAL; translated from the coding sequence ATGACCTCTCCGAAATGGGACGACCTGCAAGCGCGCCTCGTCTCCGGCGCGCTGATGGCGCTGCTGGGGATCGCGGCCGTGGCGCTCGGCGGGGTCTGGTTCCAGATGCTCACCGTCTTCGTCACCGCTATCATGGTCTGGGAGCTATGGACGATGATCGCGCCCGAAGCGCCGGTGCCCGGCATGCTCCTCGCGGCGGGAACGGCCTCGGTGCTCTCCGGGCTCTTCGCCGATCCGCTGATCCTTGCCTTCGCCCTTGCGCCGCCGATCCTCGGCGCGCTCGCGCTCTCGCGGGAGCGTCTGACCTTCGCGGCCTTCGCGCTGGCGATCATCATCGCGGGCTGGGGGCTCGTGACCTTTCGCGAGGAGCACGGGATGGTCTGGATCATCTGGCTCATCCTCGTCGTCGTGATCACCGACGTGGCGGGCTATTTCGCCGGTCGCGTCTTCGGCGGCCCCAAATTCTGGCCTGCCATCTCGCCCAAGAAGACGTGGTCAGGCACCGTCGCGGGCTGGGTCGGTGCCGCGCTCGTCGGCGCGGCCTTCCTGACGTTCACCAAGGCGGGCGCCGATCTCATCTGGATCTCCGCCGTCGTGAGCTTTGCCAGCCAGATGGGCGACATCGCCGAAAGTGCCCTCAAGCGGCGCATGAACGTGAAGGACAGCTCCACCCTCATCCCCGGCCATGGCGGGCTATTTGACCGTTTCGACGGCCTTCTCGGGGCCTCGCTCGTCATGCTCGGGGCCGCGCTCATCGTCAACGTGCCCGACGTGGCGCTCTAG
- the bamA gene encoding outer membrane protein assembly factor BamA, with amino-acid sequence MQLIWSTFRGRGLTYLLAAGLALLLATDAIAQSRISNINVEGNRRIETATIISFAGITPGEVLSTGEINDAIQRIRASGLFATVDAVPSGGTLTIIVEEFPTVNRVAFDGNARISDADLERIVRSQPRRVFNPTVAEQDAAAISQAYANEGRIAATVNPRIIRRSDNRVDLIYEITEGGVVEVERISFVGNRAFSDRRLRRVLETTQAGLFRLLVRTDTFVEDRLEFDQQVLRDFYNSRGYVDFRTVSVSSELSPQRDAFFITFNVIEGQQFRVGQVTTTSLLDDVDAAPFDAATRLRSGAIYSPVAIENDIDRLETLALRQGLNFVRVTPRITRNDRDLTLDVDFEIDRGPRVFVERIDIEGNTTTLDRVIRRQFQVVEGDPFNPRQIRASAERIRALGYFANADVNAREGSSPDQVIIDVDVVEQPTGSFSFGGNFSTENGFGLLFEFSERNFLGRGQTLNARLATGEDNALFSLNFVEPGLFDRDLAGGLRFNFSRTNNDDALYDTQTFEISPSLGFPVSENGRVTTGVFVRNRDLFDVSSDAAGILQDEGLRGDETTYGLAYSYSFDNRRSGLNPRAGVLLRVGQEFAFGDSQFVETTALAAAETRVLGEDVLLRATLEGGALNYLDGTSRVTDRFFLGSRRMRGFRASGIGPRERGTSGSGEAFDDALGGEFFAVARLEAEFPIGLPEEYGITGGVFFDYGSVWNIGDTSGATGTVFYDDFTPRSVVGVAILWDSPLGPLRFNFSDAIQKEEFDDEQEFDLTISTSF; translated from the coding sequence ATGCAGCTGATTTGGAGCACGTTTCGCGGGCGTGGGCTCACCTATCTTTTGGCGGCGGGGCTCGCGCTGCTCCTTGCCACTGATGCGATCGCGCAATCGCGCATTTCCAACATCAACGTCGAAGGCAACCGCCGCATAGAGACGGCGACGATTATCAGCTTTGCCGGGATCACGCCGGGAGAGGTGCTGAGCACCGGCGAAATCAACGATGCGATCCAGCGCATTCGCGCCTCCGGCCTCTTCGCCACTGTGGACGCGGTGCCCTCGGGCGGCACGCTGACGATCATCGTCGAGGAATTCCCGACAGTGAACAGGGTGGCCTTCGACGGCAATGCGCGCATCTCGGATGCCGATCTCGAGCGGATTGTCCGCTCGCAGCCCAGGCGCGTCTTCAATCCCACCGTCGCCGAACAGGACGCCGCCGCCATCAGCCAGGCCTACGCGAACGAGGGCCGCATCGCGGCCACCGTGAACCCGCGCATCATTCGCCGCTCCGACAACCGCGTCGATCTGATCTACGAGATCACCGAGGGCGGCGTCGTGGAGGTGGAGCGCATCTCCTTCGTGGGCAACCGCGCCTTCTCCGACCGCCGTCTGCGCCGCGTCCTCGAGACGACGCAGGCCGGGCTCTTCCGCCTCCTCGTGCGCACCGACACCTTCGTAGAGGACCGCCTCGAATTCGATCAGCAGGTCTTGCGGGATTTCTACAATTCGCGCGGCTACGTGGACTTCCGCACAGTGAGCGTAAGCTCCGAGCTCAGCCCGCAGCGGGACGCGTTCTTCATCACCTTCAATGTCATCGAAGGGCAGCAATTCCGCGTGGGTCAGGTCACCACGACCTCGCTGCTCGATGATGTGGACGCCGCGCCCTTCGATGCGGCCACGCGGCTGCGCTCGGGCGCGATCTACTCGCCGGTAGCCATCGAGAACGACATCGACCGCCTAGAGACGCTGGCTCTCCGTCAGGGGCTCAACTTCGTCCGCGTCACCCCGCGGATCACCCGCAATGACCGGGACCTGACGCTCGACGTCGATTTCGAGATCGACCGCGGCCCGCGCGTTTTCGTCGAGCGCATCGATATCGAGGGCAACACAACGACGCTCGACCGTGTCATCCGCCGCCAGTTCCAGGTGGTGGAGGGCGATCCCTTCAATCCCCGCCAGATCCGGGCCTCCGCGGAGCGTATCCGCGCACTGGGATACTTCGCCAATGCCGACGTGAATGCGCGCGAAGGCTCCTCGCCGGACCAGGTCATCATCGACGTGGATGTCGTCGAGCAGCCCACGGGCTCCTTCTCCTTCGGGGGCAACTTCTCGACGGAGAATGGCTTCGGGCTGCTCTTCGAGTTTTCCGAGCGGAACTTCCTGGGGCGTGGCCAGACGCTCAACGCCCGGCTTGCGACCGGGGAAGACAACGCGCTCTTCTCGCTCAATTTCGTGGAGCCGGGACTCTTTGACCGCGACCTCGCGGGCGGGCTGCGCTTCAATTTCTCGCGCACCAATAACGACGACGCGCTCTATGACACGCAGACCTTCGAGATCTCGCCGTCGCTCGGTTTTCCCGTCTCCGAGAACGGGCGCGTGACGACGGGCGTCTTCGTTCGCAACCGGGACCTCTTCGACGTGTCCTCCGATGCAGCAGGCATCCTGCAGGACGAAGGCCTCCGCGGTGACGAGACCACCTACGGCCTCGCCTACAGTTACTCCTTCGACAATCGCCGCTCCGGGCTCAATCCGCGCGCCGGCGTCCTCCTCCGCGTGGGGCAGGAATTCGCGTTCGGCGACAGCCAGTTCGTGGAGACGACGGCTCTGGCAGCCGCTGAGACCCGCGTGCTCGGGGAAGATGTGCTGCTCCGGGCCACGCTCGAGGGCGGCGCGCTCAACTACCTGGACGGTACGAGCCGCGTCACGGATCGCTTCTTCCTCGGCTCGCGCCGGATGCGGGGCTTCCGTGCCTCCGGCATCGGCCCCCGTGAACGGGGCACGTCGGGATCGGGCGAGGCCTTCGACGACGCACTCGGCGGCGAATTCTTCGCCGTGGCCCGGCTCGAGGCGGAATTCCCCATCGGGCTTCCCGAAGAATATGGCATCACCGGTGGTGTGTTCTTCGATTACGGCTCGGTCTGGAATATCGGCGACACGTCCGGCGCCACGGGCACGGTCTTTTACGACGACTTTACCCCGCGCAGCGTGGTCGGCGTCGCGATCCTCTGGGACAGCCCCCTCGGCCCGCTCCGCTTCAATTTCTCGGACGCGATCCAGAAGGAAGAGTTCGACGATGAGCAGGAGTTCGACCTGACGATCTCCACCTCCTTCTGA
- the uppS gene encoding polyprenyl diphosphate synthase, giving the protein MSLDTDSPFHVACIMDGNGRWAQSRGRPRLVGHHVGARRVKDIVRRCPDIGVTHLTIFAFSTENWKRTQTEVAGLMRLFRRYITHEARALHAQGVRVRFIGDRIRLEDSLVALMDDLELMTAGNEGLNLTIAINYGGRDEVTRAARRMAVEVSQGRLDPKAVDAECLAGFLDTRFLPDPDLVIRTSGEARISNFLLWQSAYAEYEFIDTLWPDFTADEFERTVSGYGTRERRFGGVIA; this is encoded by the coding sequence GTGAGCCTCGACACCGACAGCCCGTTTCACGTCGCCTGCATCATGGACGGCAATGGCCGCTGGGCGCAAAGCCGCGGACGGCCGCGCCTCGTGGGCCATCACGTGGGCGCGCGGCGCGTGAAGGACATCGTGCGCCGCTGCCCGGACATCGGGGTCACGCACCTGACGATCTTCGCCTTCTCCACCGAGAACTGGAAACGCACGCAGACGGAAGTGGCCGGTCTCATGCGCCTCTTCCGGCGCTACATCACCCACGAGGCGCGCGCGCTCCATGCCCAGGGCGTGCGCGTCCGCTTCATCGGGGATCGCATCCGCCTCGAGGACAGCCTCGTGGCGTTGATGGACGATCTCGAGCTGATGACGGCGGGCAATGAGGGCCTAAATCTCACCATCGCCATCAATTACGGCGGGCGCGACGAGGTGACCCGCGCCGCCCGGCGCATGGCGGTCGAGGTCTCGCAAGGGCGGCTCGATCCCAAGGCCGTGGATGCCGAATGCCTCGCGGGCTTCCTCGACACGCGCTTCCTGCCTGACCCCGATCTCGTCATCCGCACGAGTGGCGAGGCGCGGATCTCCAACTTCCTCCTCTGGCAGTCGGCCTATGCGGAGTACGAATTCATCGACACGCTCTGGCCGGATTTCACCGCGGACGAATTCGAGCGGACGGTGTCAGGCTACGGCACGCGGGAGCGGCGCTTTGGTGGCGTGATCGCATGA
- the frr gene encoding ribosome recycling factor — protein sequence MSDEIIEPDTADLQKRMDGAIASLRTEFASLRTGRASASMLEPVMVDAYGQPTPINQVGTVNVPEPRMVTVNIWDKSLVGKAEKAIRESGLGINPQLNGTIIMLPIPELNEERRKELSKVAAQYAESARVAIRNVRRDGMDQVKKAKAAGMAEDDQKLWESEIQDMTNAMIKRVDEQLDTKQAEIMQV from the coding sequence ATGTCCGACGAAATCATCGAACCAGATACCGCTGACCTCCAGAAGCGCATGGATGGCGCCATCGCCTCCCTGCGGACGGAATTCGCATCGCTGCGCACGGGGCGCGCCTCGGCCTCCATGCTCGAGCCCGTCATGGTGGACGCCTATGGCCAGCCCACGCCGATCAACCAGGTCGGGACGGTCAACGTCCCCGAGCCGCGCATGGTCACGGTCAACATCTGGGACAAGTCGCTCGTCGGGAAGGCCGAGAAGGCCATTCGCGAAAGCGGGCTCGGGATCAATCCGCAGCTCAACGGCACCATCATCATGCTGCCGATCCCCGAATTGAACGAGGAACGCCGCAAGGAGCTCTCCAAGGTCGCCGCGCAATATGCCGAAAGCGCCCGCGTCGCGATCCGCAACGTGCGCCGCGACGGCATGGACCAGGTCAAGAAGGCCAAGGCCGCCGGCATGGCCGAAGATGACCAGAAGCTCTGGGAGAGCGAGATCCAGGACATGACCAACGCGATGATCAAGCGGGTGGACGAGCAGCTCGACACCAAGCAAGCCGAGATCATGCAGGTCTGA
- the miaA gene encoding tRNA (adenosine(37)-N6)-dimethylallyltransferase MiaA yields MAGATASGKSALALEIATAQGRQIVNADALQVYACWRVLSARPSAADEATAEHRLYGHVPHDAAYSVGEWLREVAPLLKLSPAPVIVGGTGLYFRALTEGLAEIPATPQEIRARADARMASEGRAALLAELDAETAARIDVMNPARVQRAWEVLAATGRGIAAWQRDTPPPLVTPRDAHLLHLDASKTWLNPRIEQRFDLMIAEGALEEARAMLPHWDPARPAAKAIGAPELIAHLRGTMSLTEAREAAILSTRQYAKRQRTWFRARMKDWRRIALGD; encoded by the coding sequence ATGGCCGGTGCGACAGCGAGCGGCAAATCGGCGCTCGCGCTCGAGATCGCGACCGCGCAAGGGCGGCAGATCGTCAACGCTGACGCGCTGCAGGTCTATGCCTGCTGGCGCGTGCTATCCGCGCGGCCGTCGGCCGCGGACGAGGCCACCGCGGAGCACCGCCTCTACGGGCATGTGCCCCACGACGCGGCCTACTCGGTAGGAGAGTGGTTGCGCGAGGTGGCCCCGCTTCTCAAGCTAAGCCCGGCACCGGTCATCGTGGGCGGCACGGGGCTCTACTTCCGCGCGCTCACGGAGGGCTTGGCCGAGATCCCCGCGACACCGCAGGAGATCCGGGCCCGCGCCGATGCGCGCATGGCCTCCGAGGGGCGCGCCGCACTCCTCGCCGAGCTCGACGCGGAGACCGCCGCGCGGATCGACGTCATGAACCCGGCGCGCGTGCAGCGCGCCTGGGAGGTGCTGGCGGCCACCGGGCGCGGGATCGCTGCCTGGCAACGGGACACGCCGCCACCGCTCGTCACCCCGCGGGACGCCCACCTGCTCCATCTCGATGCAAGCAAGACCTGGCTCAACCCGCGCATCGAGCAGCGTTTTGACCTCATGATCGCGGAGGGCGCCCTCGAGGAGGCGCGCGCCATGCTGCCGCATTGGGACCCGGCACGGCCCGCCGCGAAGGCCATCGGCGCGCCGGAGCTCATCGCCCATCTGCGCGGCACAATGAGCCTCACAGAGGCCCGCGAGGCCGCCATCCTCAGCACCCGCCAATATGCCAAGCGGCAGCGCACATGGTTTCGCGCGCGGATGAAGGACTGGCGCAGGATAGCGCTGGGAGACTGA
- the fabZ gene encoding 3-hydroxyacyl-ACP dehydratase FabZ yields the protein MTDATTLHQTADIQLIQRLLPHRYPFLLVDRVTDIDGTASATGWKNVTMNEPHFQGHFPGTPIMPGVTIVEAMAQTAAVMVGTSLGLADKEMLIYFMAIDGCKFRRKVIPGDVLRMELKTLRGKAGGKVWKFEGKATVEGELACQAEFTAMMDLPE from the coding sequence ATGACCGACGCCACGACCCTGCACCAGACGGCCGATATCCAGCTCATCCAGCGGCTCTTGCCCCACCGCTACCCGTTCCTCCTCGTGGACCGCGTGACCGATATCGACGGCACGGCCTCGGCCACCGGCTGGAAGAACGTCACGATGAACGAGCCCCATTTCCAGGGCCATTTCCCGGGCACGCCGATCATGCCGGGCGTGACCATCGTGGAGGCCATGGCGCAGACCGCGGCGGTGATGGTGGGCACTTCGCTCGGCCTCGCGGACAAGGAGATGCTCATCTACTTCATGGCCATCGACGGCTGCAAATTCCGGCGCAAGGTCATCCCCGGCGATGTGCTGCGCATGGAGTTGAAGACCTTGCGGGGCAAGGCCGGCGGCAAGGTATGGAAGTTCGAGGGCAAGGCCACCGTGGAGGGCGAGCTCGCCTGCCAGGCGGAATTCACCGCCATGATGGACCTGCCCGAGTGA
- a CDS encoding OmpH family outer membrane protein produces MACAGWLRAGLLALALFGTAPVAQAQEAPAPLALRSPVLTIESARLFPETELGRSILAQIAEEQRIFNIENQELADAFREEELALTDRRATLPRDEFAALAEDFDARVQAARRERDAREAEIEASADLRRRSFSQAVRPILNQIMREAGAAVLIEAETVLIRADAIDITDIAIVRIDAATELDPDALPEGSEGLEGTEPPEDDAAPEE; encoded by the coding sequence ATGGCGTGCGCGGGCTGGCTCCGCGCGGGCCTTCTGGCGCTCGCCCTCTTCGGTACGGCCCCGGTGGCGCAGGCGCAGGAAGCGCCCGCGCCTCTGGCGCTGCGCTCCCCGGTGCTGACGATCGAATCCGCGCGGCTCTTCCCCGAAACGGAGCTCGGTCGATCCATCCTCGCGCAGATCGCCGAGGAGCAGCGCATCTTCAACATCGAGAACCAGGAGTTGGCGGATGCCTTCCGCGAGGAGGAGCTCGCGCTGACGGATCGCCGCGCAACGCTCCCGCGCGACGAGTTCGCCGCGCTCGCGGAGGATTTCGATGCCCGGGTTCAGGCGGCCCGGCGCGAGCGGGACGCGCGCGAGGCCGAGATCGAGGCCAGCGCCGATCTCCGGCGGCGCTCGTTCAGCCAGGCCGTGCGCCCGATCCTCAACCAGATCATGCGAGAGGCCGGGGCGGCCGTCCTCATCGAGGCCGAGACCGTGCTCATCCGCGCCGACGCCATCGACATCACCGATATCGCGATCGTGCGGATCGACGCGGCCACCGAGCTCGACCCGGACGCGCTGCCCGAGGGCTCTGAGGGGCTAGAGGGCACGGAGCCGCCCGAGGACGACGCGGCGCCCGAAGAGTAG
- the lpxI gene encoding UDP-2,3-diacylglucosamine diphosphatase LpxI (LpxI, functionally equivalent to LpxH, replaces it in LPS biosynthesis in a minority of bacteria.) — translation MSGRLALIAGAGTLPGVIAARAGERPFIAAMADHMPDGLAPDLTFRLEHLGSTLERLRDAGVSRLCLVGKVTRPSIDPAEIDPATRPLVPRLMDALARGDDGALRALLSILEEAGFEVVGAHDIAPDLLPAPGVITGEVTARDEADAARGAEIVAALGAADVGQACVVAAGQALAVETLPGTDWMLRSLLSHTTLPTVLNPLGMAADWLSGPAAPRVARDPGLPPGGLLYKAPKPGQELRVDMPTIGPATARHAAEAGLAGIVIAAGGVLLLEREATIAEAEAAGLFLWVRP, via the coding sequence ATGAGCGGTCGCCTCGCGCTGATCGCGGGGGCGGGCACGCTGCCCGGTGTGATCGCCGCCCGGGCCGGGGAGAGGCCCTTCATCGCGGCCATGGCGGACCACATGCCCGACGGTCTTGCCCCCGATCTCACCTTTCGGCTGGAGCATCTCGGCAGCACGCTGGAGCGCCTGCGCGACGCGGGCGTCTCCCGGCTCTGCCTCGTTGGGAAGGTCACGCGGCCCAGCATCGACCCCGCGGAAATCGATCCCGCGACGCGGCCCCTCGTGCCCCGGCTCATGGACGCGCTTGCCCGCGGCGATGACGGCGCGCTGCGGGCTTTGCTGTCGATCCTCGAAGAGGCCGGGTTCGAGGTCGTCGGAGCCCATGACATCGCCCCGGATCTGCTGCCTGCGCCGGGCGTGATCACCGGCGAGGTGACCGCGCGGGACGAGGCCGATGCCGCGCGCGGGGCGGAGATCGTCGCCGCGCTCGGCGCGGCCGATGTGGGGCAGGCTTGCGTGGTGGCCGCGGGGCAGGCGCTCGCCGTGGAGACCTTGCCCGGCACCGATTGGATGCTGCGCTCTCTCCTGTCGCATACGACGCTGCCGACCGTACTCAACCCGCTCGGCATGGCTGCCGACTGGCTCAGCGGACCGGCCGCACCCCGCGTGGCGCGGGACCCCGGCCTGCCGCCCGGCGGCCTGCTCTACAAGGCACCGAAGCCCGGGCAGGAGCTCCGGGTGGACATGCCAACCATCGGCCCCGCGACCGCGCGCCACGCGGCGGAGGCGGGGCTCGCGGGCATCGTCATCGCCGCGGGCGGCGTGCTCCTCCTCGAGCGGGAGGCCACCATCGCGGAGGCCGAGGCCGCCGGCCTCTTCCTCTGGGTGCGGCCGTGA
- the pyrH gene encoding UMP kinase codes for MSETDSDHDPRFKRVLLKISGEALMGDQGYGLHPPTVERIAQEVKGVHDMGVEICMVIGGGNIFRGLQGSAQGMERTTADYMGMLATVMNALAMQAALEKLGIFTRVISAIPMDQVCEPYIRRRAVRHLEKKRVCIFAAGTGNPYFTTDTAATLRANEMSCQAIFKGTKVDGVYDKDPAKHDDAKRFDTVTYDEVLQKRLGVMDASAIALARDNKLPIIVFSLDEPGGFRGILAGQGTFTRVEG; via the coding sequence ATGAGCGAAACCGACAGCGACCACGATCCCCGGTTCAAGCGCGTCCTTCTCAAGATCTCCGGCGAGGCGCTCATGGGCGACCAAGGCTACGGGCTCCACCCGCCCACCGTGGAGCGCATCGCGCAGGAGGTGAAAGGTGTCCACGACATGGGCGTGGAGATCTGCATGGTGATCGGCGGCGGCAACATCTTCCGCGGGCTGCAGGGCTCGGCCCAGGGTATGGAGCGGACCACGGCCGATTACATGGGGATGCTCGCCACGGTCATGAACGCGCTGGCCATGCAGGCCGCGCTCGAAAAGCTCGGGATCTTCACCCGCGTGATCTCCGCCATTCCCATGGACCAGGTCTGCGAGCCCTATATCCGCCGCCGCGCCGTGCGCCACCTCGAGAAGAAGCGGGTCTGCATCTTTGCCGCCGGCACCGGCAATCCGTATTTCACGACCGACACCGCCGCCACGCTGCGCGCCAACGAGATGTCCTGCCAGGCGATCTTCAAGGGCACCAAGGTCGACGGCGTCTACGACAAGGACCCCGCCAAGCACGACGATGCCAAGCGCTTTGACACGGTCACTTATGACGAGGTGCTGCAGAAGCGCCTCGGCGTCATGGATGCCTCCGCCATCGCGCTCGCACGGGACAACAAGCTGCCGATCATCGTCTTCTCGCTCGACGAGCCCGGCGGCTTCCGCGGGATCCTCGCGGGGCAGGGGACCTTTACCCGCGTCGAGGGCTGA